A window of Sebastes umbrosus isolate fSebUmb1 chromosome 3, fSebUmb1.pri, whole genome shotgun sequence contains these coding sequences:
- the LOC119484695 gene encoding SUN domain-containing protein 1-like, giving the protein MLPVCLGIVYFSLAPCMNDTSLDSGPSALPVPPTKLDTVLSRTEGLEQQVKMLQDELLKLKRINELPPAGTMPNFALESQGDRVLPQLSSNTYRSTNPSLSIRIWKFLIPFWRPAADQRIVTQGGPIEVGRCWPFPGERGHLVIALSHPVTISHVTLGHISKTVSPTGSISSAPKMFAVYGMKTKEDEGTLLGTFLYDQDGESVQTFKLSDQEEGVFSHVKLQVESNWGNPDYTCVYNFRVHGTI; this is encoded by the exons ATGCTGCCCGTGTGTCTTG GAATTGTATACTTCTCCCTGGCTCCCTGCATGAACGACACCTCTCTGGACTCAGGACCCTCAGCGTTACCTGTCCCACCAACCAAGCTGGATACG GTCTTGAGCAGAACTGAAGGTCTGGAGCAGCAGGTGAAAATGCTGCAGGACGAGCTGCTGAAGTTAAAGAGGATCAACGAGCTGCCACCAGCGGGCACTATGCCCAACTTTGCCCTGGAGTCGCAAG gGGACCGTGTTTTACCTCAATTATCCTCGAATACATACCGAAGCACAAATCCATCCCTTTCCATTCGTATCTGGAAGTTCCTGATACCTTTTTGGAGACCAGCTGCAGACCAACGTATCGTGACTCAG GGAGGACCAATCGAGGTCGGACGCTGCTGGCCATTTCCTGGTGAGCGTGGACATTTAGTCATAGCTCTGTCCCACCCAGTGACCATCAGCCACGTGACACTGGGTCACATTTCAAAGACCGTGTCGCCAACTGGCAGCATCTCGAGCGCCCCAAAGATGTTTGCTGTCTAT GGCATGAAGACTAAAGAGGATGAAGGTACCCTACTAGGGACCTTTCTTTATGATCAGGACGGCGAGTCAGTGCAGACTTTCAAACTGTCT GATCAGGAAGAAGGTGTCTTCAGCCATGTGAAGCTGCAGGTCGAGAGCAACTGGGGAAATCCTGACTACACTTGCGTGTACAACTTCAGGGTCCATGGGACCATATAG